One Campylobacter sputorum genomic window, TGCTCCAGCAGAAAATCCATCGAAATTCATACTTTCGCCATTTGGAAGTTGAATCGTGTGAAATCCGTTTTCGCCACTGAATTCATACTCGATATTTGCGTTTAAATATGGTCTAAAAATCGAACCGAATAAAAATCTGTTATCAAATTTAACTCTATTTGATTTTAAAGAGCCAAAATTCACAACCTCTTTTGAACCATTTTTTCCCTCTAATTCTATAGATTTGCCAGAAGCATACGAGTAGGTATAACCTATTTTGCTATCAAGTGATAGATTTTCAAAATTTTTATAGTAACCAACAGCTGCTCCAAAACCTTTATATGTGTTTGAAAGTTTAAAATTATTTATATATGTGCTTTCAAATTCATCTCTGAATTGTCCGATTTTTGCATATGCATCGATGTAGAAGTTATCTTTCATATAAATTTTGCCCAAAATTCCAAGACCCACAGAGTATAAATCTCCATCATATTCGGTTTTATTTAAACTTCCATCAAACTGCCCTTTGCCATACTCCATAAAAGCTCCATAAACCAAATCATCATCTCTTTGTGTAACTCCCGCGATTGCTGAGTAGCCTTTGAGATCGACATCATCATAATCTGATATAAAGCCCTCTAAATTCGCAAAAGTTACGATATCGTCGCTACTTATATTATTATCATAAAATATGCCATTTAAATTTGTAAGTTCGTTTGAGATTTGATCGTTTAATCTATTTGAAAGCTCCAAATTTGCAATTAGTGGCGTTAAAATCGACACTATTTGAGGATTTGTCGTAGCTTGCTTATTTTTAAAACCTAAAATAAAGTTGCCATCACTATCAAGCCCATAAATTTGATCTGTATAGATCGCACTTAATTTGCTTTTTACATTTACATTGCCCACGCCTTTGGCAGTTTTATAGTTTGAACCAAGAGAGCTTCCTGCTGTTAAATCGTTTTTACCCTTAAACAAAATCACCTTATCATTTATATCGCTAAAATTTTGATTTGTAAAGCTAACTTCTATATCTTTGCCTTTTAGTTTGCTATTAGCGGCCTCTACAATCACATCGCCGTTTTTGACATTACTTAAAACAAATTCATAACTACCAGCCGATAATGTCCCGCCTACTTTCATCATAGCATCATTTGAAGCGTCTTGATTTGGTTGCAATAAAAAACTGCCGGCTTTCAAATCGCCTTTTATATCTATTTTGCCGATACCCATACTTGAGTCTCTAAATTCTGCTTGATTTTTGACCGAGATCGAGTCTGCACTCAAATTTCTACCGGCAAATGAAAAATAACCATTTGGAGCACTTATATTTTTTGCAGTTATATCATTTGAGCTTATTTCTATATTATTTGTAGCTGATTTTATATTGCCATCAAATTTCAAGTTATTATTATTTATTATATTTACACGACTGTTTGCATTTATGGCTCCAAAAGTTGAATCTTTTATATTAGAAATATTTACAACACTGGCATAAATATTTGCAGTTTTTATATTTTCTGCTAACCCAGTGTTATGATTTGTAATAACCACATCGTGACCGAAAATATTTTTAGTTTCAATATTTTTACCTAACTTCATATAGATACTATTGCCTGATATATTACTATTGCTATTTGTGCTAAGAGTATAGTTATATCCTTCGTCCTGGTTATCATTTTTCATGGCTATGGTTGAGATATTACCGATTTTTATATTTGAACCTTCGATATTTATCTTATTATTTAATATATTTGTAAATTTACTCTGCTGTTTCATGTGAAATATGATATTGTTTACATCTCCTTTGATTGTGGTATCATCTTTGATATTAACAACATTTCCTTGTATATTTTTTGAGTAAACCTTACTGTTTTGATTTACTCTTAGATTTATATTTTCTACATTTTGAAGCGTTGATGATTCTATATTTATAACATTATTTTCTATAGTGCCGATCTCACTACTTAAAGCCTTTGTTACATTAAGAACCAAACTTCTTACATTGCCTAAATCTGTTGAATTTGATATATTTACCGTATTGTTCTCTATAGTGTTGCCAACTCCGGCTAAAACGATATTATTTATATTTTTATGTTTTGAATTTTTCGCAAATGATGAATTTGTAAAATTTAAAGTATTGCCAGTGATTGAGGTAAATTTTTGAATATCAAAGATATTTCCAAGAGATTGTTGATAGCTTATATTTGCATAATCTATATTAAGCTGATTATTCTGAATGTTGTTTTTGAAATTTCTTACATTACCTAAAATGTTTAAACTAAGATCTATTTTTTGATCTTTTGTGCCTGTTACATTAAAAATATTTCCAATCGCACTTGTATTAGTGTTTGTGGTTGCAACGTTGATTAAAAACATATCACTCAAACTTGTTGTGTGATTTTGAATATAAGTCGCATCTGAATCCTGCGTATGCGTGTTATAAGTTCCGGCAAAAAGCGGAGAAACAAGCAAAACAGCCAAAAATTTTAAATTCTTCATAACCCCCCCCCTTGAGATAAATTTAATAATTTTACAAAAAAAAATAATTTGCTTAAATTAAATTATACTATTTTTTTTAAAGATTTTTTAAAATATCTATTAAGGAAAATATCAAATATAGCGATTTTTGTTTGATTTTTATCCTGTTTTAAAATTCCTTAAAAAATATAACTCATAAAAAGGAGTTTGTCATAAAAACTACTTTTAAGGTGAAATTTCATTTATAAAAACTCCTTTTTATAGATTTTTTATCCCTTAAAATCTGAATTAGAAAGCTCCTAAACATTATGAAACATTTTTATATTAGAAACATTAGAAACAAGAAAATTTTTGCTTTGAGTTTTTTTTCAAACTCTATATATACAATCCGAACCGGGGCGTGTGTACGGGTTTGTTGCTTTTGCACATCGTCCTTATACTCCGTGCAAAAGCTCTCATCAATTAGGGAAAAGGAATTGATCAATATTTTCCTATATTTTAAATAGTTAAATTTTAGAAATCTTATAACCTGCAATACCAATCATTGCAGCTAAACAAATCATAGCAAATATAGCAATATATAAACTCATAGTAAGCCTTTCATCTCTTTTAAAATATCAATAGCCATTTTTAGTAATATGCCAAAGATAGCACCAACAAAAATTATACCAATAACAGAACATAAATTTAAAAATGCAGAATTTTTATCAAAATTTAAAAATAAAAAACCAAATATACCTGCAAATATTACAATCAAAGTTGTAAAAAATTGTTTTATTAAATCAAGCTTTATTTTTAAGTATTACATTTTTTCTAATTTTTATTATTATTTGGGTGTTTCTATTATTTTTAATTATGAAATTTAAGTTTAGAAATCTTAAAGTAGTAAATTTAATTTAAGATTACAATAAAATTTTACGATATTTCACTATAATTTCAAAAAAATAAATTAATTGAAATAATTATAAAATTCATAAAATATCATCATTATTAAATTTTTTTCCATATTTACTATCAAATATTTTTTTGTTATTAGTTTTTATTTGTAGTTTTATTGGTTCGTTTTCTATCTTAACTTTTATTATTTCATTATTATTTTTTGGAGTTTTAATTGTTTTTGTTTTATTGTTAATATTTTTAAATACTTCGTTAAAATATTTATTAAATTGCTTATAAGACATTTTAAAATTTTTACTAGTTTTTGCTTTTTCATAAAGAAATTTTGATACTACTAATCCTGATTCAAATTCTTTTTTTAAGTAATTTAAATTTGAAAAAAATTCAATTTTAGCTTCACCTTTTTTCATTTAAAAATCTCACTATGAGAACCTAGTTTAAAAGCGATTAGTATTAATAAATTTTTGTCTTTTTTATATACCAACAATAAATTAGGCTTAATATGACATTCTCTAAAATCTTTGTATTCTCCTTTTAGTTGATGATCTTTAAATTTGGTTTCTAAAATCTCATCATTTGCTAATTTGTCAATAACATATTCAATTTCTGGTAAAAGTGATTTATCTATCTTTTTAATCGCTTTTTTATAGCTTTTTGAATGGATTATTTCATATTTAGCCATTTAAAATATCCTGGTGCATTTTTTTGGCATCTTTGTATGATTTTATTTTATTTGCTTTATAATCTTCTATAAGCTCTTTACACTCATCATCCCAGCTTTGTTTTTGTTCTTTTATTTTAAATTTTAATTCTGGTTGAGTCTTTAAAACAGCCTTTAAAGCATTTATTATATTTTTATTGGCATTTTCAATGTTTATTAAAACTTGCATTTTTAATCCTTTTTATCTTTTATTTAATTATATCTTAATTTTGGTAAAAAATCTATAAAATGAGTAATTATAAGTTATTATTAGTAATTATAGGTAATTAAATAAAATTAAACTTATAATTGCTAATAATCTGATATAATATCTTGAAGTTAAAAGGCAGGATAAATGAAAGCAACTCCAGGCATAAATTTTTTATCTTCTGAAACTAAATTTAATTTATATACCCTTTTATCAGTCATAATATTTAATGTGGTTTGCAAATTTTTTTCAGTAGGTTTAATAATTATATGTGAAGTAATAGGATCTTTTCCGCTCATGCTAAGAGATACTATCCATCTAATACTATCTCCTATTTGTATATCTTTAATTTCTTCTCCTGGTTCAAGAGCTATATTTGTAAGTCTTAAAGGTGCTGTAATTATGCTGGGCATAGATTTACCAAATAAAAAGACTACTTCCCCATTTGCTCCAGGTATGGTTGTTGTTTTTTCATCTATCCATTTTTGAGCTATAGCAAGATCTTTTCTTTCTTTTTCGGTTAGATTTGCAAAATCTCTTTCACTTTCATTTAATCCAAATGCTATAGTAGCACTTAAAATCGCTGGTATTAATATTAATTTTTTCATATAATTATTCCTTTTGTTTTATAAAATTTTTGCGAAATTAAAATCAGTAATAAATATACCAAGAGGATTTTTTAAAATATCCTCCTCTTTTGTAGGTATAATTTGTTTTACTTTAAAAAATCCTCTATAAACTACATCAGATATCTGTTCTTCAGCTAAATTTGTTGTTGTTTCTCTCCATTGTATTTGCCATGTATCATTTGTTTGCAATACTATACTATCTACTTTTATTCTAACATTTTGTTTTGTGGCTTGTTCAAATGGATTTGCTTTTGCATAACTATCATTTAAGAATAAAAATGCTTTTGAACCTGGTTCTATGTATTTATATGCGTCAAAAATAAATTTCCTTTGAATTTCTGGATTTCCCCAAATTGAACGCCAAGAATAAATAAAAGTATTTAGACTATATTTGATTACATTTGGATTTTTAATATCTACATTTTTAACCATTCCAACATTTGCTGTATTACCAAGTTTATCTACTTCTACTATATAAGGTATTAATTTGTTTTGAGAGCCAATATAGCCAATATAAGAAACAGAAATTATCGTTACTATAATACTAAGTATAGCTACTATTTGCCAATTTCTAGCATGTGATATATAATCGCCATATCTTTCTAACCATTCCCTTTTAGCGTTTAAATATGGATTATTAACGCTTTCTTGCTTATTTGTCATTTTTTGCTTAAAAATGCCCATTCATATTTTCCTTTGTTATTTAGTATCACTATTTACACCAGAGATATAAGGTTCATTTGGTATTTTTGAGTTACCACTAATTCCACCACTCAAATTTGAATTAGTCGATGATTTTACTTTTTCTTGCAGCCTATTTGCTATATCATTTGGCATTCTTCCATGTCTAAAATTATCTTTTAAGTGCTCTCCGCTTGTTGTAGCAAGATGTTTTGCAACTCCTCTTACGAGATTCATTCCACCTTTTCCACCCTCTGCTAAGTGAGCTTCTTTAGCTGCATTCATGGCTCTAGTTACGCCAATAGATCCGCCAACTCCAGTTGCTACTGCACCAGCTGCCATAGTTGCTACTGCTCTAAATCCAGCACTTGCTCCAGCA contains:
- a CDS encoding autotransporter outer membrane beta-barrel domain-containing protein, which encodes MKNLKFLAVLLVSPLFAGTYNTHTQDSDATYIQNHTTSLSDMFLINVATTNTNTSAIGNIFNVTGTKDQKIDLSLNILGNVRNFKNNIQNNQLNIDYANISYQQSLGNIFDIQKFTSITGNTLNFTNSSFAKNSKHKNINNIVLAGVGNTIENNTVNISNSTDLGNVRSLVLNVTKALSSEIGTIENNVINIESSTLQNVENINLRVNQNSKVYSKNIQGNVVNIKDDTTIKGDVNNIIFHMKQQSKFTNILNNKINIEGSNIKIGNISTIAMKNDNQDEGYNYTLSTNSNSNISGNSIYMKLGKNIETKNIFGHDVVITNHNTGLAENIKTANIYASVVNISNIKDSTFGAINANSRVNIINNNNLKFDGNIKSATNNIEISSNDITAKNISAPNGYFSFAGRNLSADSISVKNQAEFRDSSMGIGKIDIKGDLKAGSFLLQPNQDASNDAMMKVGGTLSAGSYEFVLSNVKNGDVIVEAANSKLKGKDIEVSFTNQNFSDINDKVILFKGKNDLTAGSSLGSNYKTAKGVGNVNVKSKLSAIYTDQIYGLDSDGNFILGFKNKQATTNPQIVSILTPLIANLELSNRLNDQISNELTNLNGIFYDNNISSDDIVTFANLEGFISDYDDVDLKGYSAIAGVTQRDDDLVYGAFMEYGKGQFDGSLNKTEYDGDLYSVGLGILGKIYMKDNFYIDAYAKIGQFRDEFESTYINNFKLSNTYKGFGAAVGYYKNFENLSLDSKIGYTYSYASGKSIELEGKNGSKEVVNFGSLKSNRVKFDNRFLFGSIFRPYLNANIEYEFSGENGFHTIQLPNGESMNFDGFSAGAGL
- a CDS encoding type II toxin-antitoxin system YafQ family toxin, which translates into the protein MAKYEIIHSKSYKKAIKKIDKSLLPEIEYVIDKLANDEILETKFKDHQLKGEYKDFRECHIKPNLLLVYKKDKNLLILIAFKLGSHSEIFK
- a CDS encoding TrbG/VirB9 family P-type conjugative transfer protein — encoded protein: MKKLILIPAILSATIAFGLNESERDFANLTEKERKDLAIAQKWIDEKTTTIPGANGEVVFLFGKSMPSIITAPLRLTNIALEPGEEIKDIQIGDSIRWIVSLSMSGKDPITSHIIIKPTEKNLQTTLNIMTDKRVYKLNLVSEDKKFMPGVAFIYPAF
- a CDS encoding VirB8/TrbF family protein; its protein translation is MGIFKQKMTNKQESVNNPYLNAKREWLERYGDYISHARNWQIVAILSIIVTIISVSYIGYIGSQNKLIPYIVEVDKLGNTANVGMVKNVDIKNPNVIKYSLNTFIYSWRSIWGNPEIQRKFIFDAYKYIEPGSKAFLFLNDSYAKANPFEQATKQNVRIKVDSIVLQTNDTWQIQWRETTTNLAEEQISDVVYRGFFKVKQIIPTKEEDILKNPLGIFITDFNFAKIL